The Mycolicibacterium aurum genome segment CAACGAGACTCTTGAAGAAACCCTGCTTCCCAATGGCCTGACCGTCGAGGCGGCGCGCGCGGAAGCCGCTCGCACGTACGAGCTCGATCGCGCCCACGTTTTCCATTCGTGGTCGGCCCAGGCCGACATCTCGCCGATGACGATCGTGGCCTCCGAGGGCTGCCATGTCTGGGACGGCGACGGCAACAAGCTGCTCGACTTCTCCTCCATGCTGGTGAACACCAACATCGGCCATCAGCACCCGAAAGTCGTTGCCGCCATAGCCGACCAGGCCGCCAAACTGTGCACGGTGGCACCGCAGCACGCGAACGACGCCCGCTCGGAGGCGGCGCGGTTGATCGCCGAGCGCACCCCGGGCGAGCTCGACAAGATCTTCTTCACCAACGGCGGCGCGGACGCGGTCGAGCACGCGGTGCGGATGGCCCGTCTGCACACCGGCCGCTACAAGGTGCTGGCCCGCTACCGCTCGTACCACGGCGGCACCGAGACGGCGATCAACCTCACCGGCGACCCGAGGCGCTGGCCCAACGACCACGGCAACGCGGGTGTGGTCCACTTCTCCGGCCCCTTCCTGTACCGGTCGCAGTTCCATGCCACCACCGAGGCAGAGGAGAGTGAGCGCGCCCTGGCCCACCTGGAGAACGTCATCCGGATGGAGGGCCCGTCGACCATCGCGGCCATCATTCTCGAGTCCATTCCCGGCACCGCGGGCATCATGGTGCCGCCGCCCGGCTACATCGCGGGCGTACGCGCACTGTGCGACGAGTACGGCATCATCTTCATCGCAGATGAGGTGATGGCCGGCTTCGGGCGCAGCGGAAAGTGGTTCTCCATCGACCATTTCGACGTCGTCCCGGACTTGCTGACCTTCGCCAAGGGCGTCAACTCCGGCTACGTCCCCCTGGGCGGCGTGGCCATCAGTCCCACGATCTACGAAACCTTCGCCCACCGCGCATATCCGGGTGGCCTGACGTACTCGGGCCATCCACTCGCGACCGCCGCCGCGGTGGCCACGATCAACGCGATGGCCGAGGAGGGCATCGTCGAGAACGCGGCGCGCATCGGCAGCGAGGTGATCGGTCCCACGCTCACCGATCTGGCGGCCCGTCACCGCTGCGTCGGTGAGGTGCGCGGCGCGGGTGTGTTCTGGGCGGTCGAACTTGTCGCAGACCAGCAGACCCGCGAACCACTGGCACCCTACGGAAGTTCCAGCGCCGCAATGAATTCGGTGATCGCCGAGTGTAAGAAGCTGGGCCTGCTGCCCTTTGCCAACTACAACCGCATCCACGTCGTTCCGCCGTGCATCGTCACCGAGGAACAGGCACGTGAAGGTCTGGCGATCCTGGACCGCGCCCTCGACGTCGCAGACGCGGCGATCGCCGACGCCTAGTCCAGTTCCCCGCTGATCCCGCGCTCCAGCGCGGCGCGAGCTCGCTCGGGCAACACGATGAGCCCGTCGAGCTCGCGCCGTGCGAGCTGGTAGGCCCGGTCGCGTTCCTGCTGTGTCGCGCCGCCGTCGGCCGCGACGCGAAACAGGCGCTGCCCCCTCTCGAGGCGTTCCTGATTCTCCTGGGTGAAGGCGGCGCGGCCCAGGCGGATCGCCTCGGACTCGGCGATGTCGAACGCGGTGACGTACTCCTGGACGGCGTCGAGGTAGTCGCGCGCGGTGTCGCGGTCGTCGAGGAGGTCGGCCACGTTGTCGGGACGGTGGAAGTCCGCCCGCAGCTTCGCCCGGTGAAACCGCTCGGTCAGCGGGTTGCGCATGTCGGTCATCAGGGGGTAGTCGAGCAGCTTCGCGACGTCGATCTCGTAGTCGAGCCAGCGGGTGTGCGTGCGATCGTGCTCCTCCATGGCGCGGCTGATCGCCCGACGCTGCGCGGCGCCGGGATCGGCAGCGGGACCGGGGACCGGATCGGATACCGGGGCGATCTCGGGCGTGGAGCGGCCCCGCAGCGCGACGATGCCCTTGAACGTCGCGTAGCCCACGCCGATGAGCGGCAGCAGGATGAGCAACAGTTCGATCAGTCGGATGACGAGGCCCACACCGCCACAATGCCACTGCCGGACCTCATGCCTTGCTTAGAGAACCTTCAGAATCGAAATGGTTTCAAGCATCGACCGCCGGGCAACAAAACTGTCATGCGACATAAGACTCTGAACCTCGGATCCTTGTTCTTCGCAGGCGCTGCCGCTACCGCCATCGCAACCGCGCCCCTGACGTTCGCGCAGCCGGCACCGCCGCCGTGCGTCAACCCGGACGGCACCGCCTGCGCCAGCATCGGCACGGCCGGACCTGACGGAGCCGCCGGCGCCATTCCCGGCGGACCGGGCGGCCAGGCCGGACCGGGCGGCGCCGCGGGCGTCATCCCCGGCGGACCGGGCGGCGAAGCCGGCCCCGGCGGCGTCAGCGGCAGCACCAACCCCGGTGGCCCCGGCGGTGAAGCCGGCCCCGGCGGCGCGGCGGGTGCCATCCCCGGCGGCCCCGCAGGCGAGGCCGGCCCCGGCGGCGTCAGCGGCAGCACCAACCCCGGCGGTGTCTCCGGCGCCGCGGGACCTGAGGGTGCCACCGGCGCCATTCCGGGCGGGCCCTCCGGCACCGCCGGACCGGGTGGAGCCTCGGGCTGCATCCCCGGCATCGGTTGCGCCACCATTCCCGCTCCCTGATCTGTCCACCAGCACATAACCGCTTCGGAAAGGCCGGGCCCCACACGGGCTCGGCCTTTCTGGTGTGCAGCGCACCTCCTGCGCGCGCTCGGAGGTGTCGCCGTCGAGAACCGCGTGCCCCGCACTACGGTGGCGACGTGAACACTCAGGTTCCGACCACGCTGCTGGCCGGCCGCACCGTGATCGTCACCGGTGCCGCGCGTGGGGTGGGCAAGGGCATCGCCACGGCGCTGGTCGAACGCGGAGCATCGGTGCTCATCGTCGACCGGGAGGACGCAGCCCTGGCCGCGACCGCCGAATCATTCCGCGAGTCCGGCAGGCCGGTGCAGCCACTGGTGGCCGACCTGCGTGAGCCCGGTTGTGCCGAGCGCATAGTGGCGACCGCGATCGAGGCATTCGGCACCGTGCACGGGCTGGTGAACAATGCCATCGCCACCAACGAACCGAAACCACTGCAGGACATCACCCGTGAGGACTACGACCTCGTGTTCGACGTCGGCCCCCGCGCCACGTTCGAGCTGATGCAGGCGGTGTACCCGGTGTTCCTCGCCAACGGCGGCGGCAGCATCGTCAACCTGGGATCGGGGTCGGGCACCATCGGGCTGCCCAGGTTCGGCGCGTACGCGGCGGCCAAGGAGGCGATCCGGGGTATGTCGAAAGTTGCTGCGCTGGAGTGGGGCAAGCACAACATCCGGGTCAACGTGGTGTGCCCGTACGCCGAGACTGAGAGCATCAAGGCGTGGAGCGAGTGGGACCCCAAGACCTACGAGCGGACCGTGCGCGCGGTGCCGTTGGGCCGGCTCGGCCACGTCGCCGACGACATCGGGCCCGCGGTGTGCTTCCTGCTCAGCGACGAGGCGTCATTCGTCACCGCGCAGACCATCATGCTGGACGGTGGGGCAGCGGGCTTCCGCTGAGCTTCGACGCGCAGTAGTTGGCGAGAACCCGTATCAGCGGCGCGATCTCGACAAGTTCCTGATGGCCGCCGTGTGAGAAGAACTCGAGCAGGAATGCCTGCCGCCCGGCGGGCACCCCCACGCCGAGAACCGCCCGATACCCGAATCTGGACAGCAGCGCCATCTCCGCGGCATCGGAGCCCTCCAGACCGACGGCCGCCACGAACGTGGTGCCCTCGGCCAGGGCTTGCGCCGTGGCCGGGTAGTCGGCCACGTCGTACGCACCCGGCCCGAGCTCGGTCATCACCGACAGACCGGACTCCGGCCGCAGCACGAAGTCGACGCTGCGAACCGCACGCAGCGTCGTGGAGCCCTCCGGACACACCGAGATGGACCAGCCGGACGTACTGATCACCTGTTGCACCTGCATCGCGAGGATCTCCAGCGCGGCGGGCACGGTCAACTCCGGCTGGCGGTCGAGGGCGTGGACGACGATGCCGGCCAGCTGCTCGACTCCGCGCAGCTCACCCTGCAGACGGTCGCGACGGTCGATGCCACCCGGCACCATCGTCGTCGACACCCCGGTGCTGAACCGCGCGGGCCCCTGCCGCTTGGACTCCATCAGCGCGGCATCCGCTGCGGCCAGCAGATGCTGGCCGTCGCGGATATCGGGACCGGCGGCCGCGGCTCCCCACGACAGGCTGACATCGGGGCCCACCGCGCCGCGGATCGCCTTGGTCGCGTCGATGGCGAACACCTGCGCTGAGGCCAGCGTGCCATCGGGAAGCAGCACGCAGAACTCGTCCCCGCCGAGGCGCCCGGCGACGGCTCCGTCGATCGTGGCGGTCTGCCGGTCCAGCTCGCGGGCGACGTCGCGCAGGAGCTGATCGCCCGCAGGGTGACCGTTGCGGTCGTTGATCCGCTTGAAACCGTCCAGGTCACACAGCAGGACAACCGGATAGGCACGCTCCCAGTCGATCTCGGCGAGCCGCTGGTCGATCACCCGCCGATTGGCGATACCGGTCAGCGGATCCTCGTAGGCGTACCGCCACACCGTGGTCAGCAGCTCGGAGCGGCCGATCGCCACGGCCGTGTGTGCAGCGATGGCCTGCAGCAGCTGGATGTCGGCGCTGCCGAACTTCCGACTGCCGGCACCGGTGGCCCAGATGATTCCCCACATCGATTCGGCGACCATCACCGGAACGGCCAGTTCGCTCTCCTTGCCGAGGCCGACCAGCGCGCGCCGTGATTCGGGTGGGCAGTCCGCGTCGTCGAGTGCGAACGCGTAGGAGACGCCCTGCCTGAGCAATGCGTTGATGTTCGAGTAGGACTCGACGGGGTAGAACACGTCCTCGGGCCAACGCTGTTCGTGCGGAGCGAGATCACCGACATTGACGAGAATCCGCATCGCCGCGCGGTCGGGTTCCCACCGGCAGATCGACAGGGACGCGGCTGCCAACGCAGTTCGTGCCTGCTCGGCGATGACCTCGAGCACCTCGTCGAAATAGTCTGCGCGCAGCACAGCTTCGGAGATCCCGAGCAGAGCTCTGAGGACGGGCACCTCGATCGAGGCCTCATATGGCGCTGCGGGCCCGTGCACTGAGATCCCCCAACGCCCCGATGCTGACGATACGGAAAGTCATGTTACCCACATCACTGCGCCGCCGCGCGTGGTCGGCGGGGGATGGGGAACGGTAGCCTGCGGTGCTGTGCAGCCGATTCCCGTCATCGCCCTCACCGGCTATCTCGGCGCAGGTAAGACGACGCTTCTCAACCACGTGCTGCGCAGCCCGAACGCCCGGATCGGCGTCGTCATCAACGACTTCGGCGAACTCAACGTGGACGCGGGACTGGTCACGGGTCAGGTGGACGAACCCGCCTCGATAGCGGGCGGTTGCATCTGCTGCCTGCCCGACGACGGCGGCCTCGACGTCGCACTGACACGCCTCGCCGACCCCAAGCTCCGCCTCGACGCGATCATCGTCGAGGCGAGTGGCCTCGCCGATCCTGTCGCGGTGTCCCGCATCATCCGCTTCAGCGGCGTCGACGGCGTCCGTCCCGGCGGTGTCGTCGACGTGCTCGACGCAGCCACCCACTTCCACATCGTCGACCGTGACGCCACCCCGCCGGCACGCTATGGCGCCGCCACCCTTGTCGTGGTCAACAAGCTCGACCAGGTCCCCGAGGGTGAGCGGCCGGCCGCGCTGGCGCGCATCGAGAGCCGGGTCCGCGCACTCAACCCGCACGCGTACGTCGTCGGGGCGGTTGGCGGACGTATCGACCCCGCACTGCTCTACGACGTCCCCGCCGCCGCGGAGGAGGCCGGCCAGCTCACGTTCCGCGAGTTGTTGTTCGACGCCGAGCCCGCACCGGCCGCACACGGCCACGGTGACGGCGACCACCACCACGTCCATGCCGATTCGGTCACCGTGATTGGCGAGGGCTGTGTCGATCCCGCCGCGGTCATCGACCTTCTTGAGCAGCCGCCGGCCGGGGTGTACCGGATGAAGGGGACCGTCGGTGTCCGCTACCGGGCCGGCACGCGCAACTACACGGTGAACGTGGTGGGTCCGTCGGTGCACATCGCCGTGGCGCCCTCTCGTTCCACTGCCAACAGCCTCGTCGCGATCGGGATGAACCTCGACACCGACGACGTGCGGGAGCGCATGCGCTGCGCCCTGGCACCTGTCACCGGAACCACACCCGCACAGGGCATTCGACGGCTCCAGCGCTATCGCCGGCTCAGCATCTGATTCAGGGCATCCCGTCGAGCACCCGCAGCATCGCCGACGTCGTCGCCCAGTTCCGGATGGTCATCAGCCGATATTCGGGGGTTCCGACGATTCGGCTCATCCTGCTCTTGGCCTTCTCGGCGATCAGCCTGCTGAAGTACACCACCCCCGGACCGGCCCACGCGTCGTCGACCCCGTCCCGTAGTTGAACCACACCCATCGCCCGCTCCGCGGTGAGCGGCGCCTTCAGGAAGACCACGTCGCGGTGATGGTCGGCGGTGCGCTCCA includes the following:
- a CDS encoding aspartate aminotransferase family protein — its product is MLNETLEETLLPNGLTVEAARAEAARTYELDRAHVFHSWSAQADISPMTIVASEGCHVWDGDGNKLLDFSSMLVNTNIGHQHPKVVAAIADQAAKLCTVAPQHANDARSEAARLIAERTPGELDKIFFTNGGADAVEHAVRMARLHTGRYKVLARYRSYHGGTETAINLTGDPRRWPNDHGNAGVVHFSGPFLYRSQFHATTEAEESERALAHLENVIRMEGPSTIAAIILESIPGTAGIMVPPPGYIAGVRALCDEYGIIFIADEVMAGFGRSGKWFSIDHFDVVPDLLTFAKGVNSGYVPLGGVAISPTIYETFAHRAYPGGLTYSGHPLATAAAVATINAMAEEGIVENAARIGSEVIGPTLTDLAARHRCVGEVRGAGVFWAVELVADQQTREPLAPYGSSSAAMNSVIAECKKLGLLPFANYNRIHVVPPCIVTEEQAREGLAILDRALDVADAAIADA
- a CDS encoding SDR family NAD(P)-dependent oxidoreductase, with product MNTQVPTTLLAGRTVIVTGAARGVGKGIATALVERGASVLIVDREDAALAATAESFRESGRPVQPLVADLREPGCAERIVATAIEAFGTVHGLVNNAIATNEPKPLQDITREDYDLVFDVGPRATFELMQAVYPVFLANGGGSIVNLGSGSGTIGLPRFGAYAAAKEAIRGMSKVAALEWGKHNIRVNVVCPYAETESIKAWSEWDPKTYERTVRAVPLGRLGHVADDIGPAVCFLLSDEASFVTAQTIMLDGGAAGFR
- a CDS encoding diguanylate cyclase domain-containing protein, with the protein product MPVLRALLGISEAVLRADYFDEVLEVIAEQARTALAAASLSICRWEPDRAAMRILVNVGDLAPHEQRWPEDVFYPVESYSNINALLRQGVSYAFALDDADCPPESRRALVGLGKESELAVPVMVAESMWGIIWATGAGSRKFGSADIQLLQAIAAHTAVAIGRSELLTTVWRYAYEDPLTGIANRRVIDQRLAEIDWERAYPVVLLCDLDGFKRINDRNGHPAGDQLLRDVARELDRQTATIDGAVAGRLGGDEFCVLLPDGTLASAQVFAIDATKAIRGAVGPDVSLSWGAAAAGPDIRDGQHLLAAADAALMESKRQGPARFSTGVSTTMVPGGIDRRDRLQGELRGVEQLAGIVVHALDRQPELTVPAALEILAMQVQQVISTSGWSISVCPEGSTTLRAVRSVDFVLRPESGLSVMTELGPGAYDVADYPATAQALAEGTTFVAAVGLEGSDAAEMALLSRFGYRAVLGVGVPAGRQAFLLEFFSHGGHQELVEIAPLIRVLANYCASKLSGSPLPHRPA
- a CDS encoding CobW family GTP-binding protein; its protein translation is MQPIPVIALTGYLGAGKTTLLNHVLRSPNARIGVVINDFGELNVDAGLVTGQVDEPASIAGGCICCLPDDGGLDVALTRLADPKLRLDAIIVEASGLADPVAVSRIIRFSGVDGVRPGGVVDVLDAATHFHIVDRDATPPARYGAATLVVVNKLDQVPEGERPAALARIESRVRALNPHAYVVGAVGGRIDPALLYDVPAAAEEAGQLTFRELLFDAEPAPAAHGHGDGDHHHVHADSVTVIGEGCVDPAAVIDLLEQPPAGVYRMKGTVGVRYRAGTRNYTVNVVGPSVHIAVAPSRSTANSLVAIGMNLDTDDVRERMRCALAPVTGTTPAQGIRRLQRYRRLSI